The nucleotide sequence CGCACAGTCGACCGATCGGTGCAGGCCGGTGAGGCGGAAGCGCGCGTCATCGTGATCGAAGCCCTGCGCCTCTTCCCAGGTGTCCTGCCCATGGCAGTCGGTGCACGCCCGCCCCCCGAACTGACCGTCGTGGGGATCGTCTTCGCGATGACAGGAGACGCATCCGGTCTCCAGGCCCAGGAACGTCCGGTCCAGCCCCGCGCCGCGTGCGGCCTTGAAGCGGCGCACCGCGGGATCGGCGACGGCATCGCGGTTGTGGCATTGCGCGCACTCCAACGTGCCGTGCGCGCCGGCCAGGGCGTACCCGACATCACGCTCGTGCGCGAAGGCGTCGCGATCGAACCGGACGATGTCGGCTTCCCGTCCGGCGTGCTCCTTGTGGCAGCTGGCGCAATCGTCCGTATCCACACGCGCATGGAAGCCCTGGTCCCGCTCGATCCGCCCCGCCAGCGGGGTGTGGCATTGGAGACAGAGACCGGCGGCCACGCCCTTCTGCCGCAGCTCGTGGCACTGCGTGCAGTTGCGGATGCCCTCCAGGGAGGCATGCGCCTCCGTGAGCTTGCCGGGAGAGATGAGCTGGGCGCCCAGCTCGGCGGTGCTCCCGAGGAGGGCGACCCCTCCCAGCAGCACACCGAGGCCGCTGCGTACACGCCGGATCCGTCGCGTCCGCATTGGATCAGAAGATCCAGGTGTACCCGAACGCCACCGCCACCCCCACATGCACCACGAGGATGAGCAGCATGACGATCGCGAGCGGCAGGTGGAAGGCGTGCCAGTAGCGGAACATGCGCTGGAAGGGCTGCAGCAGCGCGCCCTGGCGTCCCAGGCGCTGACCCCGCTCCAACAATCCAGCGACCTCGGCCCGCAGCCCCACGGGCACGCCGCTGCGCGCCAATGCCGCGTGCAGGCGTCTGCGGCGACCGCGGGCGGTGAGGCGGTATCCCAGCGAGCTCGACAGGGCCGGAAGCAGGCCCGGACGCGCCCCGACGGCGGCGGAGTCCCAGATGCCGGCCAACGCGGCTTCGTCCACCGGCGCGATGGCCCGGGCGCGCTCGAGGAGCGCCGCCTTCTCGTCCTCGATGGCGCGCTGGGACAGGAAGGCCCCGTTCACCGTCTTTGGAATCCACACGTAGACGTAGCGGCCGAAGACGCCACTCACGACGACGGCCGCCATGGACCAGAACGCGATGGCGACGACACCACCGAAACGGAACGTCGTGTGGAGCAGGACCAGGAAGGGCCCGAGCGTGCACAGGAAGATGTGGAACTCGAGCCACCCCTTGAGGCGCCCGAACCGCGCGAGGAACACGAAGCGCTTGCGAGCCGTGTACAGCGCGACCCCGAGCAGGATCATGGCCGTCCCGACGATTCCGTAGCCCTGACCCAGCAGCCCGTTGGGCGCGAAGAGCGCGTGCGAATCGGCGTAGAGGCGGTCGGCGAGCGGGAGGCGGTAGTAGTCCAGACCGTGGAGCGAAGCGGCCACCGCGACGACCACCCAGACGACGACGAGGAATCCACGGAACACGGCCCGATCCTCAGAACGTCTTCCAGAGGCTGCTGTACAGCCGCAGGTTGCGGAGGTTGCCGCCCCACTGTCCGCTTCCCTGCACCGATGCGCGCAGGCCCTCCCGCAGGGGAAATGTCACGGACCCGTCCACGCCGTGGGTCGTGAGCCGGTTGAAGGCGCTGTCGGTCCGGTAGAACCGGTATCCGAACCGGGCATCGACGTCTCCCAGGGAGCGAGAGAGCGTGGGCGACAGCGTCGTTCCCGTTCCCAGGCCGTCACTCCACCAGGTGAGGTAGGTGTTCGTGCTCCACGCTCCGGGGCCCCGGAGCTGGACCGAGCCGCTCAGCGCGTGCGAGGTGCCGCGCACGTCGGAGCGATTGACACTGGCATCGGCGCCGACGACCGCGCCTCCGAGGGCGACGCTCGCACCCACTCCCGCACCGTCCCGCAGGTAGGAGAACGGGTCACCGGGCAGCCAGTAGTAGTAGGGCTGGCGCCGCGTGAGTCGCGCGTAGAGTTGCGTCGCGGTGCGGACCCGGAGCGTCGCGTTGGCCTGCAGCTCGGTCAGCCTCCACCCACCGTCGTTCACGTCCTGATCCACCTGCAGGTCGTTCGACACCGTCAGGCGGCTCCACCATAGACGCTGCGACCATCCCAGGAACGTGTGGGCGGCCTGTCCCTCGCGCGGCATGAGCCGATGGATGGAACCGTCCGCGCGGAAGCCCGACCCCTCGGTGCGGCGCTCGAGGTCCACGAACGCGCTGACCTTGGGGAGCTGGGTGCTGAACCCTTCGTTCCAGGCGTCCGGCTGGAAGCCGACGAGCACGCCGCCGCCAAGCTCGCGCCCACCCACACGGACCACGCCGCCGTCCCAGTAGCCGCTGAATGATTCGTAGGGGCTGTAGAACCGACCGAGCCGCACCTGGAGTCGCTCGGTCTCGCGGTCCAGACTGAGCTCGTAGACCCGGAGCGACCGCTGGTTGGCGAGCGCGATCCCGCCGCTCGCATGGCGGTAGGAACCGCGCAGGTTCGCCTGGAGTCGCAGCCCGCCAGGCAGATCCGTGACGGTCCCCATCAGCCGGGCGGTGGGGGTCACGAACGTGCGGGAGACCGTGCCGGACTCCGTGCTGTCGGACCAGTGCGTGCTGGACTGCACCGCGTTCAGGTCCACCAGCAGACGTCCCGACGCGCGTGCCGAGCGCGTCGCGTCGACCTCGGTGGCCGCGGCCGGGGCTGCTCCCTCCGGGAACGCGCGAGCGTACACGTCGATCAGGGTCTCTGTGGGCCGGCCCTGCCCCTCGTGTGAGAGGCGCACACGGTCCCCGCGGGTGACCTGGACCGGCGCCCCCACGAACTCGAGGACTGCGCGTGCCTCCGCCGCGGCCAGGACGTGGAGGCGACGCCCCCCCTGCTCAGCGTCGTCGACAGCGAGCAGCGCGAGGGTGTCGTCGGCCATCAAGCCCGACTCGGTGCCGCGATCGACATACAGGGTGGAGCCCGCGATGCGCGTGACGGTGGTGACGACCACGTCCTGCCGGGTCTCCGGAGCCGGCGTCGCATCCGGGACGCGAGCGGACACCGCGTGCGGTTCGACGACCGGGCTCGCCGCGCGTGCCGCTGCGGATGGCGCCGGGTCCGGTGCCGGGGGGAGCGGGGTCGTCGCATCGACCACACCGACCGTCCAGGCGGCGAAGCGCACCGGGCCGGTGTCCAGGTGCACCACCACGGCGTCCCCTTCCCGTTCGAGCCGATGGGCGACCGCGCGCTCGAGGTCGAGGACCACCCGCACGGTCGTCTCGTCGAACTGGCTGCTACGGATCCGCGCGATCCCCGACCCGCGCACCCCCGCGAAGTCGGTCCGTTCCAGGTCGTGGTCCAGACCGGAGAGATCCACCACCACGCGCGCGGGACCACTCAAGCGGAACGCGCGCACCGCCTGCAACCCGGTCGTGGTCAGAAGCACCTGCGTGCCCTGACCCGTGGCCTGCACCTGGATGCCGCGCAGGTGCCCCTGCGGCTCCTGGGCGGCGGCCGCCGCCGGAAACAGCAGCACTGCCCAGATCCACGTGCGCGGTACGCGGACCCGGCTCACGACCGACCCGTGGGGTGGCAGGAGAGGCAGGCCGTGCTCGTGTAGGAGTAGCCCGACCGGCCTTTGTGCTTGTCATCCATCTTGGACTTGCTGTGCTCATGGCAGGTCAGGCACGTGAAGACGGCGTAGTCGGAGGGGTTCGTGTGACAAGTGCTGCAGTCGTTGTTCCACTTTCCCCGGTGCTTGCCGGAGTAGATCGGGAAGAAGGCGCCATCATGGTTGAAGGTGGCGCCCGACCACTGCGTCTGCGTGTGGCAGTCGAGGCAGGTGGTGGGGAAGCCCGTGCCGGCATGCTCGCCGTTGTAGTCCGCCTGGTGGCAGGCCACGCAGTCATTCTGGGTGGCGGGGCTCCAGGGCACGGCGCCGTTCGGGCCCGAGTGGCAGGTGCTGCACTGCGCCGACGCGTGCGCCCCCACCAGCGAGAACCCGCTGGCCACGGTGGCGTGGTTGAACGTCGCACCCGTCCACGTGTTCACGCTGTGGCAGGACAGACACGTCGTCGGGAAGCCCGTCCCCGCATGCTCCGCGTTGTAGTCCGTCTGGTGGCAGGCCACGCAGTCGTCCTGGCTGGCCGGGCTCCAGGGCACCGTGTTGTTCGGGCCCGAGTGGCAGGTCTCGCACTGCGCCCCGGCGTGGGCACCCACGAGCTGGAATCCACCCGCAGCCACCGCGTGATCGAACACGGCGCCGCTCCAGCGCTCCGTACCGTGACAGGTGGCGCAATCGGTGGGGATGCTCGTGCCTGCATGCTCGCCGTCGTACTCGGCCCGATGGCACGCGACGCAATCGTCCTGGTTGGCGGGGCTCCACGGGACGGCCCCGCCCGCTCCGGAGTGACACGCCGAGCAGGAGA is from Gemmatimonadota bacterium and encodes:
- a CDS encoding cytochrome c3 family protein, with translation MRTRRIRRVRSGLGVLLGGVALLGSTAELGAQLISPGKLTEAHASLEGIRNCTQCHELRQKGVAAGLCLQCHTPLAGRIERDQGFHARVDTDDCASCHKEHAGREADIVRFDRDAFAHERDVGYALAGAHGTLECAQCHNRDAVADPAVRRFKAARGAGLDRTFLGLETGCVSCHREDDPHDGQFGGRACTDCHGQDTWEEAQGFDHDDARFRLTGLHRSVDCA
- a CDS encoding AMIN domain-containing protein: MLLFPAAAAAQEPQGHLRGIQVQATGQGTQVLLTTTGLQAVRAFRLSGPARVVVDLSGLDHDLERTDFAGVRGSGIARIRSSQFDETTVRVVLDLERAVAHRLEREGDAVVVHLDTGPVRFAAWTVGVVDATTPLPPAPDPAPSAAARAASPVVEPHAVSARVPDATPAPETRQDVVVTTVTRIAGSTLYVDRGTESGLMADDTLALLAVDDAEQGGRRLHVLAAAEARAVLEFVGAPVQVTRGDRVRLSHEGQGRPTETLIDVYARAFPEGAAPAAATEVDATRSARASGRLLVDLNAVQSSTHWSDSTESGTVSRTFVTPTARLMGTVTDLPGGLRLQANLRGSYRHASGGIALANQRSLRVYELSLDRETERLQVRLGRFYSPYESFSGYWDGGVVRVGGRELGGGVLVGFQPDAWNEGFSTQLPKVSAFVDLERRTEGSGFRADGSIHRLMPREGQAAHTFLGWSQRLWWSRLTVSNDLQVDQDVNDGGWRLTELQANATLRVRTATQLYARLTRRQPYYYWLPGDPFSYLRDGAGVGASVALGGAVVGADASVNRSDVRGTSHALSGSVQLRGPGAWSTNTYLTWWSDGLGTGTTLSPTLSRSLGDVDARFGYRFYRTDSAFNRLTTHGVDGSVTFPLREGLRASVQGSGQWGGNLRNLRLYSSLWKTF